In the genome of Doryrhamphus excisus isolate RoL2022-K1 chromosome 11, RoL_Dexc_1.0, whole genome shotgun sequence, one region contains:
- the LOC131137900 gene encoding 4-hydroxyphenylpyruvate dioxygenase-like protein — protein MSSDLRRMHHVSLHVSNVDKITNDLVSKFKFHLIATRLTDRSRQLAFRTGSVIFIINERGRNQSSGNPAVLEDDDALSQQTGCLYDISPEYPLDTACNVCLEVEDVHGWFHALQRLGCSFLVPPTAVRDQQGQVTYAVLKSVLGNLCHTLIDKTKYKGSFLPGFNLVDENPGTSGDDGLVTHMDHIALACPIGMSPQVMSWYGQVLGFQKYFINSNDNMDDGFVINQSGKGLRLAAMQYSKCSETGLAVSCEDKHEPDCKFVVVESMPGEGRNQVDTFLEEHGGAGIQHIGLHTSDIVSATHTMMDAGASFFLQPAAYYAQREKQQAIVDAGYDPQKLYQCGILLDTDPEEDLLASSQARKYLLQVFTQPLFEEDTFFLELIERRGVIGFGDGNIRALWDCVQMYVDNRKDAPEADQ, from the exons ATGTCATCCGACCTGAGAAGGATGCACCACGTTTCCCTCCACGTTTCCAACGTGGACAAAATCACCAACGACTTGGTCTCTAAATTTAAGTTCCACTTAATCGCCACCAGACTGACGGACCGCAGCAGACAACTCGCCTTCAGAACCGGGTCGGTGATTTTTATCATCAACGAGAGGGGAAGAAATCAAAGCTCCGGAAACCCGGCGGTTCTAGAAGACGACGACGCTCTTTCCCAGCAGACGGGATGCCTCTACGACATCAGCCCGGAATACCCGTTGGACACGGCGTGCAACGTGTGCCTGGAGGTGGAGGACGTGCACGGTTGGTTCCATGCTCTTCAACGTCTGGGCTGCAGCTTCTTGGTTCCTCCGACCGCCGTTCGAGACCAGCAAGGTCAGGTCACCTATGCAGTTCTTAAATCCGTTCTCGGGAATCTCTGCCACACGTTAATCGACAAGACTAAGTACAAGGGGAGCTTTTTGCCTGGATTCAACCTCGTGGACGAGAACCCCGGCACCTCTGGAGATGACGGTCTTGTCACGCACATGGACCACATCGCCCTGGCGTGCCCCATCGGGATGAGCCCGCAGGTCATGAGTTGGTACGGGCAGGTTCTGGGCTTTCAGAAGTACTTCATAAACAG TAACGACAACATGGATGACGGTTTTGTCATCAATCAAAGCGGTAAAGGACTCCGACTGGCGGCGATGCAGTACTCAAAATGCAGTGAAACCGGTCTCGCCGTTTCCTGCGAGGATAAACACGAACCGGACTGCAAGTTTGTTGTTGTGGAGTCGATGCCTGGTGAAG GGAGGAACCAGGTGGACACGTTCCTGGAGGAGCATGGAGGTGCAGGGATCCAGCACATCGGGCTGCACACCAGCGACATCGTGTCGGCGACGCACACAATGATGGACGCTGGAGCGAGTTTTTTCTTGCAGCCCGCTGCCTACTACGCCCAG agagaaaaacagcAGGCGATCGTGGATGCAGGATACGACCCCCAGAAGTTGTACCAGTGTGGCATCCTTCTGGACACGGACCCGGAAGAGGACCTGCTAGCCAGCAGCCAGGCCAGAAA ATACCTCCTCCAGGTTTTCACCCAGCCCCTCTTTGAGGAGGACACCTTCTTCCTGGAGCTGATTGAACGCAGAGGGGTTATCGGCTTCGGCGACGGCAACATCCGGGCCCTGTGGGACTGTGTGCAGATGTACGTGGACAACAGGAAGGATGCTCCAGAAGCTGACCAGTGA
- the ftr83 gene encoding finTRIM family, member 83 isoform X1, giving the protein MASDHDNCHLCKEYLRDAVSIPCGHVFCSICLKTYWDHADHTGTYLCPQCRVTYNKRPTPRRVGSSRNSTLQRNSDPFPPPPPSPDYNVAGPQDVGCDICVGKKNKAVKTCLMCLASYCERHLKPHYESATFKRHKLVDEIGHLDRQICPQHQKGLELFCRTDQMCICVLCTVKEHKGHDMVSAEQERADEQQRLGATQAEIQEKIHDRLKQMEELKQAVDVLKTSAQRALQECEKMFADMMRSIERMQQEMAKMISTNKRAALNNAEGHMERLDHEIADLKRRDNEITQLSRTEDHIHFIQSYHMLIAQTEAEELPTVTVNPYFTFDPVNKAVSEMKQHLNEFGNDELVKVAKTVNKMTFCQLDDSKKKRTLKVDETPMYRSVQVQEPQHRDDFLKYACQLTLDPNSAYRQLYLSRGNRKATLKRDPQSYGDSASRFDSLPQVLCMEALSNGAFYWEVDWSGEGAAVGVTYRGIKRTGYGDSCRIGYNRKSWSLFCSDASYSARHNKDQIEVKAPYSSRIGVFLDHAGGMLSFYAVGETMSLIHRFKASFSEAVYPGFWVWYESAITLIQL; this is encoded by the exons ATGGCGTCCGACCACGACAACTGCCACCTCTGTAAGGAGTACCTCAGGGATGCTGTGTCCATTCCATGCGGGCACGTCTTCTGCTCCATTTGCCTGAAGACCTACTGGGACCATGCAGACCACACGGGCACGTACCTCTGTCCGCAGTGCCGTGTCACCTACAACAAAAGACCCACGCCAAGACGAGTGGGAAGCTCCCGGAACTCCACCCTGCAACGCAACTCGGATCCcttcccgccgccgccgccgtcccCTGACTATAACGTCGCCGGACCGCAGGACGTGGGATGCGACATTTGCGTCGGCAAGAAGAACAAAGCCGTCAAGACCTGCCTGATGTGCCTGGCGTCCTACTGCGAGAGGCATCTCAAACCCCATTACGAGTCGGCGACTTTTAAACGGCACAAGCTGGTGGACGAAATCGGTCATCTGGACCGGCAGATCTGCCCCCAGCACCAGAAGGGTCTGGAGCTCTTCTGTCGCACCGACCAAATGTGCATCTGTGTGCTGTGCACGGTGAAAGAACACAAGGGTCACGACATGGTGTCTGCTGAGCAGGAGAGGGCTGACGAACAG CAACGCCTCGGTGCCACCCAGGCCGAGATCCAGGAAAAGATTCACGATCGACTCAAGCAGATGGAGGAGCTGAAACAAGCAGTCGACGTACTCAAG ACCTCAGCCCAGAGAGCATTGCAGGAGTGTGAGAAGATGTTTGCCGACATGATGCGCTCCATCGAGAGGATGCAGCAAGAGATGGCCAAGATGATCTCCACCAACAAGCGTGCGGCGCTCAACAACGCCGAGGGTCACATGGAGCGTCTGGACCACGAGATCGCTGACCTGAAGAGGAGAGACAACGAGATCACTCAGCTGTCCCGCACCGAGGACCACATCCACTTCATCCAG AGCTACCACATGCTGATAGCCCAGACCGAGGCCGAGGAGCTGCCCACGGTGACCGTTAACCCTTACTTCACCTTCGACCCGGTTAACAAGGCGGTGTCCGAGATGAAACAGCACCTGAATGAATTTGGAAATGATGAACTGGTGAAAGTGGCCAAAACAG TCAACAAAATGACCTTTTGCCAACTGGACGACTCCAAAAAGAAGCGCACGTTAAAAG TGGACGAAACCCCCATGTACAGATCCGTGCAAGTCCAGGAACCTCAACACAGGGATGATTTCCTGAAAT ATGCTTGCCAGCTCACGCTGGACCCGAACTCGGCCTACAGACAGCTCTATCTCTCTCGAGGAAACAGGAAGGCAACCCTGAAGAGAGACCCCCAGTCTTACGGCGACAGCGCCTCCAGGTTTGACTCCCTGCCTCAGGTGCTGTGCATGGAGGCCCTCTCGAACGGGGCCTTCTACTGGGAGGTGGATTGGAGCGGCGAGGGGGCTGCCGTCGGCGTCACCTACCGAGGCATCAAGAGGACGGGTTACGGCGACAGCTGCCGCATCGGATACAACCGCAAGTCTTGGAGCCTCTTCTGCTCCGACGCCAGCTACTCAGCGCGCCACAACAAGGACCAGATCGAGGTCAAGGCCCCCTACTCTTCGAGAATCGGGGTGTTCCTCGACCACGCGGGGGGGATGCTCTCTTTTTACGCTGTCGGAGAAACCATGTCTCTCATCCATCGCTTTAAGGCGTCATTCAGCGAAGCTGTCTACCCGGGTTTCTGGGTTTGGTACGAGTCGGCCATCACTCTCATCCAGCTCTGA
- the ftr83 gene encoding finTRIM family, member 83 isoform X2, whose product MASDHDNCHLCKEYLRDAVSIPCGHVFCSICLKTYWDHADHTGTYLCPQCRVTYNKRPTPRRVGSSRNSTLQRNSDPFPPPPPSPDYNVAGPQDVGCDICVGKKNKAVKTCLMCLASYCERHLKPHYESATFKRHKLVDEIGHLDRQICPQHQKGLELFCRTDQMCICVLCTVKEHKGHDMVSAEQERADEQQRLGATQAEIQEKIHDRLKQMEELKQAVDVLKTSAQRALQECEKMFADMMRSIERMQQEMAKMISTNKRAALNNAEGHMERLDHEIADLKRRDNEITQLSRTEDHIHFIQSYHMLIAQTEAEELPTVTVNPYFTFDPVNKAVSEMKQHLNEFGNDELVKVAKTVNKMTFCQLDDSKKKRTLKVDETPMYRSVQVQEPQHRDDFLKYYKPGRTRGRRVSHQL is encoded by the exons ATGGCGTCCGACCACGACAACTGCCACCTCTGTAAGGAGTACCTCAGGGATGCTGTGTCCATTCCATGCGGGCACGTCTTCTGCTCCATTTGCCTGAAGACCTACTGGGACCATGCAGACCACACGGGCACGTACCTCTGTCCGCAGTGCCGTGTCACCTACAACAAAAGACCCACGCCAAGACGAGTGGGAAGCTCCCGGAACTCCACCCTGCAACGCAACTCGGATCCcttcccgccgccgccgccgtcccCTGACTATAACGTCGCCGGACCGCAGGACGTGGGATGCGACATTTGCGTCGGCAAGAAGAACAAAGCCGTCAAGACCTGCCTGATGTGCCTGGCGTCCTACTGCGAGAGGCATCTCAAACCCCATTACGAGTCGGCGACTTTTAAACGGCACAAGCTGGTGGACGAAATCGGTCATCTGGACCGGCAGATCTGCCCCCAGCACCAGAAGGGTCTGGAGCTCTTCTGTCGCACCGACCAAATGTGCATCTGTGTGCTGTGCACGGTGAAAGAACACAAGGGTCACGACATGGTGTCTGCTGAGCAGGAGAGGGCTGACGAACAG CAACGCCTCGGTGCCACCCAGGCCGAGATCCAGGAAAAGATTCACGATCGACTCAAGCAGATGGAGGAGCTGAAACAAGCAGTCGACGTACTCAAG ACCTCAGCCCAGAGAGCATTGCAGGAGTGTGAGAAGATGTTTGCCGACATGATGCGCTCCATCGAGAGGATGCAGCAAGAGATGGCCAAGATGATCTCCACCAACAAGCGTGCGGCGCTCAACAACGCCGAGGGTCACATGGAGCGTCTGGACCACGAGATCGCTGACCTGAAGAGGAGAGACAACGAGATCACTCAGCTGTCCCGCACCGAGGACCACATCCACTTCATCCAG AGCTACCACATGCTGATAGCCCAGACCGAGGCCGAGGAGCTGCCCACGGTGACCGTTAACCCTTACTTCACCTTCGACCCGGTTAACAAGGCGGTGTCCGAGATGAAACAGCACCTGAATGAATTTGGAAATGATGAACTGGTGAAAGTGGCCAAAACAG TCAACAAAATGACCTTTTGCCAACTGGACGACTCCAAAAAGAAGCGCACGTTAAAAG TGGACGAAACCCCCATGTACAGATCCGTGCAAGTCCAGGAACCTCAACACAGGGATGATTTCCTGAAAT ATTATAAGCCGGGCAGAACTAGGGGCCGCCGGGTGTCTCACCAACTGTGA
- the ruvbl2 gene encoding ruvB-like 2 — MATTKVPEVRDITRIERIGAHSHIRGLGLDDALEPRQVSQGMVGQLASRRAAGVILEMIKDGHIAGRAVLIAGQPGTGKTAIAMGIAQSLGPDTPFTALAGSEIFSLEMSKTEALSQAFRKAIGVRIKEETEIIEGEVVEIQIDRPATGTGAKVGKLTLKTTEMETIYDLGNKMIDSLSKEKVQAGDVITIDKATGKISKLGRSFTRARDYDAMGAQTQFVQCPEGELQKRKEVVHTVSLHEIDVINSRTQGFLALFSGDTGEIKSEVREQINAKVCEWREEGKAEIIPGVLFIDEVHMLDMECFSFLNRALESDLSPVLIMATNRGITRIRGTNYQSPHGIPLDLLDRLLIIATSPYTEKETKQILKIRCEEEDVELSDEAHTILTRIGMETSLRYAMQLISTAGLVCRKRKGTEVQVEDIKKVYSLFLDEARSSQYMKEYQDSFLFNETQTTPMETSS, encoded by the exons ATGGCGACGACTAAAGTTCCAGAGGTTCGTGACATCACCCGGATCGAAAGGATTG GCGCACATTCTCACATCCGTGGCCTCGGTTTGGATGATGCTTTGGAACCGAGACAG GTGTCTCAAGGAATGGTCGGCCAACTGGCCTCCAGACGGGCAGCAGGAGTCATCCTGGAGATGATCAAAGATGGTCACATAGCCGGCAGGGCAGTGCTGATCGCAGGCCAGCCCGGCACAGGAAAGACTGCCATCGCCATGG GTATTGCTCAGAGCCTGGGCCCCGACACCCCCTTCACAGCGCTGGCCGGCAGTGAGATCTTCTCCCTGGAGATGAGCAAGACGGAGGCGCTCAGCCAAGCCTTCAGAAAAGCCATTGGCGTGCGGATCAA GGAAGAGACCGAGATTATCGAAGGAGAAGTTGTAGAAATCCAGATTGATCGACCAGCCACTGGAACG GGTGCCAAAGTGGGGAAGCTGACGCTTAAGACGACCGAAATGGAGACGATATACGACCTGGGCAACAAGATGATTGACAGTCTCAGCAAAGAGAAGGTTCAGGCAGG tgatgtcatcactaTTGACAAAGCTACGGGGAAAATCAGCAAGCTGGGACGCTCCTTCACCAGAGCCAGAGACTATGATGCCATGGGAGCTCAG acccagtttgtgcagTGTCCGGAAGGGGAGCTCCAGAAGAGGAAGGAAGTGGTCCACACGGTGTCCCTCCACGAGATCGACGTCATCAACAGCCGAACGCAGGGCTTCCTCGCCCTTTTCTCCGGAGACACCGGTGAGATCAAGTCCGAAGTCCGCGAGCAGATCAACGCCAAAGTGTGCGAATGGAGGGAGGAGGGCAAGGCGGAGATCATCCCGGGG GTGCTGTTTATCGATGAAGTGCACATGCTGGACATGGAGTGTTTCTCCTTTCTTAACCGCGCCTTGGAGAGCGACCTGTCCCCCGTTCTCATCATGGCCACCAACCGAGGCATCACTCG CATCCGTGGTACAAACTATCAGAGCCCTCACGGGATCCCTCTGGACCTGCTGGACCGCCTGCTCATCATCGCGACGTCTCCTTACACGGAAAAGGAGACAAAGCAGATCCTCAAAATTCG GTGCGAAGAGGAAGACGTGGAGCTGAGCGACGAGGCGCACACCATCTTGACCCGCATCGGCATGGAGACGTCGCTGCGCTACGCCATGCAGCTCATCAGCACCGCCGGATTGGTGTGCCGTAAACGCAAG GGGACAGAGGTTCAGGTGGAGGACATCAAGAAGGTTTACTCTCTGTTCCTGGACGAGGCCAGGTCTTCTCAGTACATGAAGGAGTACCAGGACTCCTTCCTCTTCAACGAAACAC AAACAACTCCGATGGAAACCTCATCATGA